One Pseudomonas brassicacearum genomic region harbors:
- a CDS encoding SPOR domain-containing protein codes for MAAKKKPAPKRGASRYQAPAKKPIPGWLWMAIGLTVGAFIVFLMKLDPGQGDDVKRVRQEQQKATRIAEANKTPPSPTQPVKPKYDFYTLLPESEVIVPPDAVPEKTLPTPQVPTTPVTPAEAAKIDTARAQAALAGITPPPAPPVQKAAPVTKFFLQAGSFRKEADADKVRAQIILLGQSVAVESGTVKDETWYRVLVGPFSNREELTKAQKQLAGSGFSNLLLQQRQNR; via the coding sequence TTGGCCGCCAAGAAAAAACCTGCACCCAAACGCGGCGCCAGTCGTTACCAGGCCCCGGCCAAGAAGCCGATTCCGGGCTGGTTGTGGATGGCCATCGGCCTGACCGTCGGCGCTTTCATCGTGTTTCTGATGAAGCTGGACCCGGGCCAGGGCGATGACGTCAAGCGCGTCCGGCAAGAGCAGCAGAAGGCCACGCGCATCGCCGAGGCCAACAAGACCCCGCCAAGCCCGACGCAGCCGGTGAAGCCGAAGTACGACTTCTACACCCTGTTGCCGGAATCGGAAGTCATCGTGCCGCCCGATGCCGTGCCGGAGAAAACCCTGCCGACACCGCAAGTGCCGACCACGCCAGTGACCCCGGCCGAAGCGGCGAAGATCGACACCGCCCGCGCCCAGGCCGCGCTGGCCGGCATCACACCGCCACCGGCACCGCCTGTGCAGAAAGCCGCGCCAGTGACCAAGTTCTTCCTCCAGGCCGGCTCGTTCCGCAAGGAAGCCGACGCTGACAAAGTGCGGGCACAGATCATTCTGCTGGGCCAGTCCGTGGCGGTGGAGTCCGGGACCGTGAAGGACGAAACCTGGTACCGCGTCCTGGTCGGCCCGTTCAGTAACCGCGAAGAGCTGACCAAGGCACAGAAACAATTGGCCGGCAGCGGTTTCAGCAACCTGTTGTTACAACAACGCCAGAACCGCTGA
- the hslV gene encoding ATP-dependent protease subunit HslV: MTTIVSVRRHGKVVMGGDGQVSLGNTVMKGNAKKVRRLYHGEVIAGFAGATADAFTLFERFEGQLEKHQGHLVRAAVELAKEWRTDRSLSRLEAMLAVANKDASLIITGNGDVVEPEDGLIAMGSGGAYAQAAASALLKKTDLSAREIVETALGIAGDICVFTNHTQTIEEQDE; this comes from the coding sequence TTGACCACCATCGTTTCAGTCCGCCGTCATGGCAAAGTCGTCATGGGCGGCGACGGCCAGGTTTCACTGGGCAACACCGTGATGAAAGGCAACGCGAAGAAAGTCCGCCGCCTGTATCACGGCGAGGTCATCGCCGGGTTCGCCGGGGCCACTGCCGACGCCTTTACCCTGTTCGAGCGTTTCGAAGGCCAGCTTGAGAAACATCAGGGCCACCTGGTGCGTGCCGCCGTGGAATTGGCCAAGGAATGGCGCACCGACCGTTCCCTGAGCCGCCTCGAAGCCATGCTCGCGGTCGCCAACAAGGACGCCTCGCTGATCATCACCGGCAACGGTGACGTCGTTGAGCCCGAGGATGGCCTGATCGCCATGGGTTCCGGCGGTGCCTATGCCCAGGCTGCAGCCAGCGCCCTGCTGAAAAAGACTGACCTGTCGGCCCGCGAGATCGTCGAGACTGCCTTGGGCATTGCCGGCGACATCTGTGTCTTCACCAACCACACCCAGACCATTGAGGAGCAGGACGAATAA
- a CDS encoding gamma-butyrobetaine hydroxylase-like domain-containing protein produces MTKLPTAINLHKASKTLTLKYAPDEEYHLPAEFLRVHSPSAEVQGHGKPILQYGKLNVGLSKVEPAGQYALKLTFDDGHDSGLFTWDYLYQLAVRQEDLWNDYLAELKAAGKTRDPSESVVKLML; encoded by the coding sequence ATGACCAAACTCCCCACCGCCATCAACCTGCACAAAGCCTCCAAGACCCTGACGCTCAAATACGCGCCAGACGAGGAGTATCACCTGCCCGCCGAATTCCTGCGGGTGCATTCGCCTTCCGCCGAGGTCCAGGGCCACGGCAAACCCATCCTGCAATACGGCAAGCTCAACGTCGGCCTGAGCAAGGTCGAGCCGGCCGGCCAGTACGCACTGAAACTGACCTTCGACGACGGCCACGACAGCGGACTGTTCACCTGGGACTATCTCTACCAGTTGGCGGTGCGCCAGGAAGACTTGTGGAACGATTATCTTGCTGAACTCAAGGCCGCCGGAAAAACCCGCGACCCGAGCGAGTCCGTCGTCAAGCTGATGCTCTAA
- the hslU gene encoding ATP-dependent protease ATPase subunit HslU yields the protein MSMTPREIVHELNRHIIGQDDAKRAVAIALRNRWRRMQLPEELRVEVTPKNILMIGPTGVGKTEIARRLAKLANAPFIKVEATKFTEVGYVGRDVESIIRDLADAAIKLLREQEITKVRHRAEDAAEERILDALLPPARMGFNAESAATQDSNTRQLFRKRLREGQLDDKEIEIEVAEVAGVDISAPPGMEEMTNQLQSLFANMGKGKRKNRKLKVKEALKLVRDEEASRLVNEEELKAKALEAVEQHGIVFIDEIDKVAKRGNVGGADVSREGVQRDLLPLIEGCTVNTKLGMVKTDHILFIASGAFHLSKPSDLVPELQGRLPIRVELKALTPEDFERILSEPHASLTEQYCALLKTEGLNIEFTPEGIKRLAQIAWQVNEKTENIGARRLHTLLERLLEEVSFSAGDLASAHNEAPILIDAEYVNSHLGELAQNEDLSRYIL from the coding sequence ATGTCCATGACTCCCCGCGAAATCGTCCACGAACTCAACCGCCATATCATCGGCCAGGACGATGCCAAGCGCGCCGTCGCCATCGCCCTGCGTAACCGCTGGCGTCGGATGCAGCTGCCCGAAGAGCTGCGCGTCGAAGTGACCCCTAAGAACATCCTGATGATCGGCCCGACCGGTGTCGGTAAAACCGAGATCGCCCGGCGCCTGGCCAAACTCGCCAACGCACCGTTCATCAAGGTCGAAGCCACCAAGTTCACCGAAGTCGGCTATGTCGGCCGCGACGTCGAGTCGATCATCCGTGACCTGGCCGACGCCGCCATCAAGCTGCTGCGCGAACAGGAAATCACCAAGGTTCGCCACCGCGCCGAAGACGCCGCCGAAGAGCGCATCCTCGACGCCCTGCTGCCGCCGGCGCGCATGGGTTTCAACGCTGAGTCCGCCGCGACCCAGGATTCCAACACCCGCCAGCTGTTCCGCAAGCGCCTGCGCGAAGGCCAGTTGGACGACAAGGAAATCGAGATCGAAGTGGCTGAAGTCGCCGGCGTCGACATTTCCGCGCCGCCGGGCATGGAAGAAATGACCAACCAGTTGCAGAGCCTGTTCGCCAACATGGGCAAGGGCAAGCGCAAGAACCGCAAGCTCAAGGTCAAGGAAGCGCTGAAACTGGTCCGCGATGAAGAAGCCAGTCGCCTGGTCAACGAAGAAGAACTGAAGGCCAAGGCCCTGGAAGCGGTCGAGCAGCACGGCATCGTATTCATCGACGAAATCGACAAGGTCGCCAAGCGCGGCAATGTCGGCGGCGCCGATGTGTCCCGCGAAGGTGTGCAACGCGACCTGCTGCCGCTGATCGAAGGCTGCACCGTCAACACCAAGCTGGGCATGGTCAAGACCGACCACATCCTGTTCATTGCCTCCGGTGCGTTCCACCTGAGCAAGCCGAGTGACCTGGTGCCAGAGCTGCAAGGTCGCCTGCCGATTCGTGTCGAGCTCAAGGCCCTGACGCCGGAAGACTTCGAACGCATCCTGAGCGAACCCCATGCCTCCTTGACCGAACAGTATTGCGCGCTGCTCAAGACCGAAGGCCTGAACATCGAGTTCACGCCCGAAGGCATCAAGCGCCTGGCGCAGATCGCCTGGCAGGTCAACGAGAAGACCGAGAACATCGGTGCCCGTCGCCTGCACACGCTGCTCGAACGCCTGCTCGAGGAAGTGTCCTTCAGCGCCGGCGACCTGGCCAGCGCCCACAACGAAGCGCCGATCCTCATCGACGCCGAGTACGTCAACAGCCACCTGGGTGAATTGGCGCAAAACGAAGACCTGTCGCGGTATATCCTGTAG